The following are encoded in a window of Blastocatellia bacterium genomic DNA:
- a CDS encoding DUF2231 domain-containing protein → MGKGLRVFGHPLHAVLSDFPLALLGTSLLWDAVGCWRGEAVWWAISFWNIAAGLAVALLAGMAGAADYAAIEERPQAQKLATTHMMLMLLAVSLYAASLLLRGGPTPPEGHSRAATLALESLGLIVLGVGGWCGGHLVFHHGIGRDTNGER, encoded by the coding sequence ATGGGCAAAGGATTGCGCGTGTTTGGCCACCCGCTGCATGCGGTCTTGAGTGACTTTCCGCTGGCGTTGCTCGGCACCTCGCTGCTCTGGGACGCAGTCGGCTGCTGGCGCGGTGAAGCCGTCTGGTGGGCCATCTCATTCTGGAATATTGCCGCGGGGCTGGCGGTTGCGCTGCTCGCGGGCATGGCGGGCGCGGCGGACTACGCGGCAATCGAAGAGCGGCCTCAAGCGCAGAAGCTGGCGACCACGCACATGATGCTGATGCTGCTTGCCGTCAGCCTCTATGCGGCCAGCCTGTTATTACGCGGCGGGCCGACGCCGCCCGAAGGCCACAGCCGCGCCGCGACGCTGGCGCTCGAAAGTCTCGGCTTGATTGTGCTGGGCGTGGGCGGCTGGTGCGGCGGCCATCTGGTCTTTCATCACGGCATCGGGCGCGACACGAATGGCGAGAGATGA